The following are encoded in a window of Ruminiclostridium herbifermentans genomic DNA:
- a CDS encoding Dabb family protein, which yields MLTHIVLLRLKDKSEESLQKMKSELLSLKGQIPCLKFIEVGTDILHSERSYDVGLYTKFDSLKDMEEYQVHPAHLKVLEYIKEVKESSVAIDYESEN from the coding sequence ATGCTAACACATATTGTATTACTTAGATTAAAGGATAAAAGTGAAGAAAGTTTACAGAAAATGAAATCAGAATTGCTATCGCTTAAAGGTCAAATTCCTTGTTTGAAATTTATAGAGGTTGGAACAGATATATTACATTCAGAAAGATCTTACGATGTTGGACTCTATACAAAATTTGATTCTTTGAAGGATATGGAAGAATATCAGGTACATCCAGCTCATCTTAAGGTTCTGGAATATATAAAAGAAGTGAAAGAATCATCCGTAGCAATTGACTATGAAAGCGAAAACTAA